The Streptomyces sp. NBC_00286 nucleotide sequence GGAGTACTCCAAGGTCGAGTACGGCGACACGCCCCTGCATCTGGTCGTGGCGGGGCTGCTGCTGGGCGTCGTCGTGATGTTCATGCCGGACGGGGTCATCCCGGCCGCCACCGCGCTGCTTGGCCGCTTCCGCAAGTCCGGCGAGACCTCCATTCGCGAGGTGACCGCCGCCGAACTGAAGCAGCGGCACGGACAGCGCGACGGAAACGACGGAACGGACGGTTCGGACGGTTCGGATGGTTCGGACGGTTCGGAGGTGAGGAACAGTGAACGAAGCGGAAGCGGCGGCTGAGCCCGGGACTCGGCCGAGTCTGGCAACCGTCGGCCTCAGCAAGGCCTTCGGCGGTGTCACCGCGCTCGACTCGGCCACCGTGACCTTCCACCACGGCAAGGTCAACGCCCTGATCGGTCCCAACGGCTCCGGCAAGACCACCTTCTTCAACTGCGTCACCGGGATGATCCGCGCGGACGCGGGCCGTACCACCTACCGCGGGCGCGACATCACCCGAAAACCTCCGCACCGGATCGCCCGCGCCGGCATCGGGCGTTCCTTCCAGCTGTGCCGTGTCTTCCCGCGGATGAGCGTGCTCGACAACCTCCTCGCCGCCGTACAGCCGTCCTCCCTCGCGGGGCAGCTCGCCCGCGCGGGCCGGAGGGAGGAGACCGAGCGGGCCCGTGGCTGGCTGTCGCGGATGGGCATCGAGCATCTGGAGCGGGCCGAGGCGCGCCAACTGTCCTGGGGGCAGCAGAAGTTGCTGGAACTCGCGGGTGTGCTGATGAGCGAGCCCGAACTGATCCTGCTGGACGAGCCGGCCGGCGGGGTCAACCCGGCGCTCATCGACCGCATCTGCGACCTGGTGCGCGAGCTCAACGCCGAGGGACGCACCTTCCTGATCGTCGAGCACAACATGGACCTGGTCATGAGCCTGAGCGACCACGTCGTCGTGTTCGACCGCGGCAGGCCGATAGCCGAGGGCC carries:
- a CDS encoding ABC transporter ATP-binding protein, whose translation is MNEAEAAAEPGTRPSLATVGLSKAFGGVTALDSATVTFHHGKVNALIGPNGSGKTTFFNCVTGMIRADAGRTTYRGRDITRKPPHRIARAGIGRSFQLCRVFPRMSVLDNLLAAVQPSSLAGQLARAGRREETERARGWLSRMGIEHLERAEARQLSWGQQKLLELAGVLMSEPELILLDEPAGGVNPALIDRICDLVRELNAEGRTFLIVEHNMDLVMSLSDHVVVFDRGRPIAEGPPSVIQSDERVLGAYLGV